Proteins encoded together in one Cydia pomonella isolate Wapato2018A chromosome 10, ilCydPomo1, whole genome shotgun sequence window:
- the LOC133522083 gene encoding facilitated trehalose transporter Tret1-like isoform X2, translating into MRTCILQEWQNNWAQISWISSLFAIGAILGCFIGHPLLDHVGRRKALLCGTLPGIIGAGIILFTKSAEMLYFPRILCGVSLGMTAVVVMIYITEIADKEIRGALGMSVQVTNNLGSLLVYCIGPFVTYNMLNALVLAIPLANLLSCLWIPESPYYHVKDGRIAAARIEFMKLKGTNDEKWVDEQLGIIRAHVRESMENKTTLWELVSNMKYRRALYIVSGLKMLQYMTGGMAIQAYLEVIFRQSSSISGPLVSIVYGFVQVITGVGGALLAGYFGRRILMFVSDLGVALSMSALGLYFYLQDTVKLSPETLSTISFLPLMGLFGFNIFYSVGIGMLPYVMQAELFPINVKTAASSSATVMACVMSFVITKCYHGIRAGLGHSAVFWAFAIVGYLGLFFIYFFVPETKDKTLEEVQDNMQEKNQEATALKDMEDIS; encoded by the exons atgagaactTGCATATTACAAGAGTGGCAAAATAATTGG GCGCAAATATCATGGATATCCTCCCTGTTCGCCATCGGCGCCATCTTGGGGTGCTTCATCGGGCACCCGCTGTTGGACCACGTGGGCCGCCGCAAGGCGCTCCTCTGCGGGACGCTGCCTGGAATCATAGGTGCG GGCATAATACTATTCACGAAGTCAGCCGAGATGTTGTATTTTCCAAGAATATTGTGTGGAGTTTCTTTAGGAATGACTGCCGTG GTAGTAATGATCTACATCACAGAAATAGCTGATAAAGAGATCAGAGGGGCGCTAGGCATGTCTGTTCAAGTGACCAATAACCTTGGCAGTCTACTTGTCTACTGTATAGGTCCGTTCGTAACCTACAACATGCTCAACGCGCTGGTTCTCGCCATTCCTCTCGCAAATTTGCTTAGTTGTCTATGGATACCTGAGTCGCCATATTACCATGTGAAAGATGGCAGAATTGCGGCCGCTAGGATAGAATTTATGAAGTTGAAAGGAACTAATGATGAAAAG TGGGTAGACGAGCAGTTAGGAATCATACGGGCACATGTGCGGGAAAGCATGGAGAATAAAACTACCCTTTGGGAGCTAGTCTCAAACATGAAGTATAGAAGAGCTTTATATATCGTATcag GCCTGAAGATGTTACAATATATGACCGGCGGGATGGCCATCCAAGCGTATCTCGAAGTTATCTTCAGACAAAGCAGTTCCATATCTGGACCACTCGTTAGTATTGTCTATGGCTTCGTACAGGTTATCACAG GAGTGGGAGGTGCATTGCTAGCCGGTTACTTCGGTCGACGAATCCTCATGTTCGTCTCAGATTTAGGAGTAGCGCTCTCAATGAGCGCCCTAGGCCTTTACTTCTATCTTCAGGACACCGTCAAACTCAGCCCTGAGACACTCTCTACAATCTCCTTCTTACCTTTAATGGGGTTGTTCGgattcaatatattttattccgTAGGCATAGGCATGTTACCTTATGTGATGCAAGCAGAACTGTTTCCTATAAACGTAAAGACAGCTGCATCTAGTTCGGCCACTGTTATGGCCTGTGTAATGAGTTTTGTTATTACCAAATGTTACCACGGAATCCGAGCCGGCTTGGGACACTCTGCCGTGTTCTGGGCCTTTGCTATAGTAGGTTATTTaggcttattttttatatactttttcGTGCCTGAAACTAAGGATAAAACGCTGGAAGAGGTACAGGATAATATGCAGGAGAAGAACCAAGAAGCTACAGCACTTAAAGATATGGAGGATATTAGTTGA
- the LOC133522083 gene encoding facilitated trehalose transporter Tret1-like isoform X1, which yields MSLHQTKRKIQYWAGLCAASNFMFTGAVISWPSPAIPKFQSGEADVQITEAQISWISSLFAIGAILGCFIGHPLLDHVGRRKALLCGTLPGIIGAGIILFTKSAEMLYFPRILCGVSLGMTAVVVMIYITEIADKEIRGALGMSVQVTNNLGSLLVYCIGPFVTYNMLNALVLAIPLANLLSCLWIPESPYYHVKDGRIAAARIEFMKLKGTNDEKWVDEQLGIIRAHVRESMENKTTLWELVSNMKYRRALYIVSGLKMLQYMTGGMAIQAYLEVIFRQSSSISGPLVSIVYGFVQVITGVGGALLAGYFGRRILMFVSDLGVALSMSALGLYFYLQDTVKLSPETLSTISFLPLMGLFGFNIFYSVGIGMLPYVMQAELFPINVKTAASSSATVMACVMSFVITKCYHGIRAGLGHSAVFWAFAIVGYLGLFFIYFFVPETKDKTLEEVQDNMQEKNQEATALKDMEDIS from the exons ATGAGTCTTCATCAGACGAAGAGAAAGATACAATATTGGGCGGGATTATGCG cggcATCAAACTTCATGTTTACCGGCGCGGTGATATCGTGGCCTTCACCTGCTATTCCTAAGTTCCAAAGCGGAGAGGCAGACGTGCAAATTACCGAG GCGCAAATATCATGGATATCCTCCCTGTTCGCCATCGGCGCCATCTTGGGGTGCTTCATCGGGCACCCGCTGTTGGACCACGTGGGCCGCCGCAAGGCGCTCCTCTGCGGGACGCTGCCTGGAATCATAGGTGCG GGCATAATACTATTCACGAAGTCAGCCGAGATGTTGTATTTTCCAAGAATATTGTGTGGAGTTTCTTTAGGAATGACTGCCGTG GTAGTAATGATCTACATCACAGAAATAGCTGATAAAGAGATCAGAGGGGCGCTAGGCATGTCTGTTCAAGTGACCAATAACCTTGGCAGTCTACTTGTCTACTGTATAGGTCCGTTCGTAACCTACAACATGCTCAACGCGCTGGTTCTCGCCATTCCTCTCGCAAATTTGCTTAGTTGTCTATGGATACCTGAGTCGCCATATTACCATGTGAAAGATGGCAGAATTGCGGCCGCTAGGATAGAATTTATGAAGTTGAAAGGAACTAATGATGAAAAG TGGGTAGACGAGCAGTTAGGAATCATACGGGCACATGTGCGGGAAAGCATGGAGAATAAAACTACCCTTTGGGAGCTAGTCTCAAACATGAAGTATAGAAGAGCTTTATATATCGTATcag GCCTGAAGATGTTACAATATATGACCGGCGGGATGGCCATCCAAGCGTATCTCGAAGTTATCTTCAGACAAAGCAGTTCCATATCTGGACCACTCGTTAGTATTGTCTATGGCTTCGTACAGGTTATCACAG GAGTGGGAGGTGCATTGCTAGCCGGTTACTTCGGTCGACGAATCCTCATGTTCGTCTCAGATTTAGGAGTAGCGCTCTCAATGAGCGCCCTAGGCCTTTACTTCTATCTTCAGGACACCGTCAAACTCAGCCCTGAGACACTCTCTACAATCTCCTTCTTACCTTTAATGGGGTTGTTCGgattcaatatattttattccgTAGGCATAGGCATGTTACCTTATGTGATGCAAGCAGAACTGTTTCCTATAAACGTAAAGACAGCTGCATCTAGTTCGGCCACTGTTATGGCCTGTGTAATGAGTTTTGTTATTACCAAATGTTACCACGGAATCCGAGCCGGCTTGGGACACTCTGCCGTGTTCTGGGCCTTTGCTATAGTAGGTTATTTaggcttattttttatatactttttcGTGCCTGAAACTAAGGATAAAACGCTGGAAGAGGTACAGGATAATATGCAGGAGAAGAACCAAGAAGCTACAGCACTTAAAGATATGGAGGATATTAGTTGA
- the LOC133522065 gene encoding gem-associated protein 6-like: MDEIQQTVVRNFDSIKDVPEILLSYVDKFVKIQVIKNRCFTGFLHSIDPISLSVILSVPHEGSYRTTIIPGHAVQDIQEEIPSDDIKPPTRKAITEPTESDKIQKKTQLIAWFKKNLLPLTENGDDLIIGNASVLPPYSVKDICAENPVVFMQIRKLMESMPPNFQD; encoded by the exons ATGGATGAAATTCAGCAGACTGTAGTAAGAAACTTCGATTCGATTAAAGATGTTCCAGAAATCCTACTTTCATACGTCGATAAGTTTGTGAAAATCCAGGTTATAAAAAACAGGTGTTTTACGGGCTTTCTACATTCTATTGATCCTATTAGTCTCAG tgttatTCTCTCAGTACCACATGAAGGGAGTTACAGAACCACTATCATACCTGGGCATGCAGTGCAAGACATACAAGAAGAAATTCCAAGTGATGATATTAAGCCACCTACTCGCAAAGCCATAACAGAGCCAACAGAATCTgacaaaatccaaaaaaaaacccAGCTAATAGCCTGGTTTAAAAAGAATTTGTTGCCTTTAACAGAAAATGGAGATGATTTGATAATTGGGAATGCTAGTGTGCTGCCACCATATAGTGTAAAAGACATTTGTGCTGAAAATCCTGTGGTTTTTATGCAGATTAGAAAACTAATGGAATCAATGCCTCCTAACTTTCAAGATtaa